The sequence ATGGTGAAATCAGAGTGCATTCCTCCCACGCCAATATTCATTCTGCCGAACTCCCTCAATCTCGAATTCCACCTGTTGCCGAACCACACACCAGGTGTCCAATAAATCCAGCCCACATCAGGGATGCTTCTCCTATCTATCAATCGCGAAACCCTTCGAGCGTAAAAAGCATGGGGATTGGCTTTACACGCAGCCAAAAGAACATCCGATGAATACGGTTTAACTTCAGGGAGTTTTGGGACTATACCTCTAAGCTCAAGTTCCTCGCACAAATCGTTAAGATGCCAGTCAGGGCTTAAAGTAAAATCAGCACCCAAAGCCATTGCGATAAGCATAATTTTTGTCAATATAATTTTTCGCATACATTATTATAATATCATCTAATTTCTCAGAAGCACTTCATATCCTCCAAAAGTATTGCCGCCCAAAAATTTCAATCGCTTCTTAATCTTTGCAGCAAGCCGTGTTATCTGTTCAGGGGTTGGATTAACATATGAGGCATCTATATCAACTATAGCCACAGTAAGGCTTAGGAAAGGGAAAAATCGTTTGTTGCCGTCCCTATCGAGTCCCTCAATACCGCCCATTTGCCTGTGACGATTATCGTAAAAACCTGGTGCGTTCTGCCTTACGACTCTTATAGCCTCAGCTGCGACATCGCGCATGGTATAAGGGTTTCCCACGAGCACGAAATCATCCCCGCCAAGATGGCCGAGAAAGTCTCCAGCAGTGCCGTACTTCCTGAGACTGTTTTTAAGCGTCCTCGCCACCATAAGTATAACCTGATCACCTCGCGAAAAACCGTATGCATCGTTAAAAGGCTTGAAATTATCAATATCGGCGTAGCCAACGGAAAATTGCTCGCCACTCCTTAGCGCTGAAACTATCCTTTTTCTAACTATCTCATCTCCGGGAAGACCTGTCAAGGGATTCATGTTCGCATTTAACTCGACTCGTGCGATAACATTTCTTATCAACGACGAGAAATTAGGGTGGAAAATCTGCTCCTTTAGTATGAAGTCATCTATCGTTCCACTGAATGATTCGAGCCTTATCGAGCTTCTCGCGTTCGCAACGAGCAGAATTATAGGTATGTGAGACAACGCTATTTCGGACTTAACCGATTGGCAAAGCTCCACTCCTCGACCACCGCCCAGACCTGAATCCACAATAATGACATCTGGGTCAAGT comes from bacterium and encodes:
- a CDS encoding diguanylate cyclase; the protein is MKERVLIVCDDDLTAEMLVNALGGEEFELITTSEAGEGLSLARRLDPDVIIVDSGLGGGRGVELCQSVKSEIALSHIPIILLVANARSSIRLESFSGTIDDFILKEQIFHPNFSSLIRNVIARVELNANMNPLTGLPGDEIVRKRIVSALRSGEQFSVGYADIDNFKPFNDAYGFSRGDQVILMVARTLKNSLRKYGTAGDFLGHLGGDDFVLVGNPYTMRDVAAEAIRVVRQNAPGFYDNRHRQMGGIEGLDRDGNKRFFPFLSLTVAIVDIDASYVNPTPEQITRLAAKIKKRLKFLGGNTFGGYEVLLRN